In Zingiber officinale cultivar Zhangliang chromosome 11B, Zo_v1.1, whole genome shotgun sequence, a single window of DNA contains:
- the LOC122033433 gene encoding putative wall-associated receptor kinase-like 16 has protein sequence MLERMMAHIGSQFSATSSLSSAVIPLPTSKTTMGAIATPVAVCPCAGMNRASAPMAPAPDSVAARLPYPRISHSILSSLKAVPTTRILGDLISNCSYAVLLEAERFQFQTSYVTTNQFMQINGDGRVPVVMDWAIGIEKCEVASHDLRSYACISNNSVCVESSNGPGYLCKCSEGYQGNPYVSNGCQDIDECNQQSNPCSDGADCQNLPGNYSCHCPEGTHGDAYNGICIPNQKLSLAVKAVIGTSISLTFLLVFGMCICMIYQRRKLIQSRKRYFSEHGGMQLLEEMRKLSLAFRIFSKEELERATNRFDKNRILGQDRYGTVYRGDMGENQFVTIKKPKVISERKKKEFGKEMLILSQVNHKNIVKLLGCCLEVEVPMLVYEFVPNGNLLDLIRSKDKDNLPLAVRLNIACDSADALAYLHSSASPPIIHGDVKSANILLHENFIAKVSDFGASRLNPKGEDQFATLDQGTRGCLDPEFVQTYKFTEKSDVYSFGVVLLELLTRKKAILFEKNGEETSLASSFILARKEARLEELLDNQVTSEEDAELIERIGELAVQCLSVRGEERPTMKDVADQLNNMRKFHPVPWTPQNAEDTESFLPVDTQTSTGNTSHIQEVALLIEYARYRNGP, from the exons ATGTTGGAAAGGATGATGGCCCATATAGGTTCTCAGTTCTCCGCAACAAGTTCACTGTCATCGGCTGTGATACCCTTGCCTACATCCAAGACAACCATGGGAGCAATAGCTACGCCAGTGGCTGTGTGTCCATGTGCCGGGATGAACAGAGCATCGGCACCGATGGCTCCTGCTCCGGACTCGGTTGCTGCCAGACTTCCATACCCAAGAATCTCACACAGTATACTGTCGAGTTTGAAAGCCGTTCCGACGACTCGGATACTTGGAGATTTAATTAGCAATTGCAGCTACGCCGTCTTGTTGGAGGCCGAGCGGTTCCAGTTTCAGACGTCTTACGTCACCACGAACCAATTCATGCAAATTAACGGTGATGGCAGGGTGCCGGTGGTCATGGACTGGGCCATCGGCATCGAGAAGTGCGAGGTCGCAAGTCACGATCTGAGGTCTTATGCCTGCATCAGCAATAACAGTGTGTGCGTCGAGTCCTCCAATGGTCCTGGTTATCTCTGCAAGTGTTCCGAGGGATACCAAGGCAATCCTTACGTCTCCAACGGATGCCAAG ACATCGATGAGTGCAATCAACAATCAAATCCATGCTCAGATGGCGCCGACTGCCAGAACCTGCCCGGGAATTATAGTTGTCACTGCCCCGAAGGCACTCACGGTGACGCTTACAATGGAATATGCATCCCAAATCAGAAGCTTTCCTTGGCGGTGAAAGCGGTTATAG GCACCTCCATCAGCTTGACTTTCTTACTAGTATTTGGCATGTGCATCTGTATGATTTATCAGAGAAGAAAACTTATCCAGTCAAGGAAAAGATATTTCAGTGAACATGGGGGCATGCAATTACTGGAAGAGATGAGAAAACTAAGTCTCGCATTTAGGATCTTTTCAAAAGAAGAATTAGAGAGGGCAACAAATAGATTTGACAAGAACAGAATTCTTGGACAAGACAGATATGGAACTGTTTACAGAGGAGATATGGGAGAAAATCAGTTTGTCACCATAAAGAAGCCAAAGGTTATAAGTGAgagaaaaaagaaagaatttgGGAAGGAAATGCTTATTCTTTCCCAAGTCAATCATAAGAACATAGTCAAGCTCTTGGGCTGTTGTTTGGAAGTGGAGGTTCCCATGTTGGTCTATGAGTTTGTCCCTAATGGTAACTTGCTTGATCTAATCCGCAGCAAGGACAAAGATAACCTCCCTTTGGCTGTGCGTTTAAACATTGCTTGTGATTCTGCTGATGCTCTTGCTTATTTACACTCTTCGGCTTCGCCTCCAATCATTCATGGAGACGTGAAGTCTGCTAACATCCTTCTACATGAAAATTTCATTGCAAAAGTTTCTGATTTCGGAGCTTCAAGGTTAAATCCCAAGGGTGAAGATCAATTTGCTACCTTAGATCAAGGGACTCGTGGTTGCTTAGACCCCGAGTTCGTTCAAACATACAAATTTACTGAAAAAAGTGATGTTTATAGTTTTGGTGTAGTGCTCTTGGAATTACTGACACGTAAGAAGGCAATTCTTTTTGAGAAAAATGGAGAAGAAACGAGTCTTGCATCAAGCTTCATTTTGGCCAGGAAAGAGGCTCGACTTGAGGAACTCTTGGATAATCAAGTGACAAGTGAAGAAGATGCAGAGCTGATTGAAAGGATTGGTGAACTGGCAGTGCAGTGCTTGAGTGTAAGGGGAGAAGAGAGACCTACGAtgaaggatgtggccgaccagcTAAACAACATGAGAAAGTTCCATCCTGTTCCATGGACACCACAAAATGCTGAGGACACTGAGAGTTTCCTACCTGTAGATACTCAAACGTCTACAGGTAACACTAGTCATATTCAAGAGGTTGCATTGCTCATTGAATATGCAAGGTATAGAAATGGTCCCTAA